Sequence from the Pecten maximus chromosome 8, xPecMax1.1, whole genome shotgun sequence genome:
TGaagaacctgggttgtggttGTTGTCCGTACcaagactttgtgaaggagaGCTTGAGAGTAGTGTAAAAGCATATAGGGACTTGGCAAATTCTCAACCCACAGTCCAGTGttgttatatgtataatgtgGACCATAGGTTAGGAATTTGTGccaaggtagcacaccacagtaagacagcctggccatgggcaatttttttgttaagaaaataactcctgtattatgatatgcataaaaaatgaaaaaataactgtacactataattggtatattcagaaTGAattagtacatacaggcttcacatttattaaaacaaaaatcaataaattggttccggattttaaatatccggattttccgaacgtgtgtttacacaggaaatttagttttgcctacagcgcaaaatggaagcccacagaaaaggtaagatagcggaaaaacttaatttacaacatatgtccaaacaagattaattctgtctttgggatagagatatttaattttaaataggtttcagaaaaaaaattgtgtagagaattgtgccatttattttttaagctgttaccatggtattcacagctctaaaaatcacagaaaatatcagtttacttatccttcagagctctattaaaattgcaaatgttgtacagatttcaaatatatatactttattagaggttatatgtaaggttaactggcaatgtttacatatctaaaacatgtgccatatttttcagaatttggcatttttactgtacactgctacccaAGTTCCTGTGTGTAAAAATagagtatatataggtcaccttaATAGCTTGGGCTGcagtgggaatttccctttagcttaGTGGTAGAAAGATTTTGATTTTATGAACGAAGAAACATATGATGTTGCTCGTTCAGTGAAGGGAATATGTCCCAATACATTTATTATgtttatcattaacatcataATAACAATAAACTTTTCGAAAATATACTGTTAGTGATAATATAGCTACATATCTGAAGAAGACGATATTGTAAAAGTTGATATCTATATTAATTCAAACTGTCAAAAAAAGGATATGTTTACCTTGAGAATGAGAGGTCGCTATTTCGAGCCCCAGTGcaggcatttttttttatattatttcctgttacatatgtattatgtGTGTGAATACAAAGTACATTATGAAATGCTCGGAAAAAGTTAAATGAATTAAGTAACTATTTTGTGTACTCTGTGTTAGGAGATAAGGAATAACCATGCAATATCACATTTTGAAGAAGCATCATTTAGTTGCACAAAGTACCTACATGTTCAAGTTACCATCATTATACAAGTTACTTTCTAAACTGATACTGATGATCACTAGGGCAAAACGGTGATTATTTATGAAAACTTTGATGGATGTATAAAATGGTTTAAGAGCAAGTCAATTtcactcaaacttcatacaatgCTGCTTTGTACAGTTTTATGTAAATTGTGTACTGTACATCTAGaccacagtatatatatatacatgtacataataataACTGTACTGTACATCTAGaccacagtatatatatgtacataataacaACTGTACTGTACATCTAGaccacagtatatatatatacataataacaacTTGATAACGGTCAACATCTAGaccacagtatatatatatgtacataataacaACTTTATAACGGTCAACATCTAGaccacagtatatatatatatatacataataacaacTGTACTGTACATCTAGaccacagtatatatatacataataacaacTTTATAACGGTCAACATCTAGaccacagtatatatatgtacataataacaACTTTATAACGGTTAACATCTAGaccacagtatatatatgtacataataacaACTTTATAACGGTCATCCACTGATATGGCATCGCTGTATGATCAGGTTTAGTATTACTTTAtagttggtttttttttttagattttttgcgactttattatttatatatatatattgtgactaTATAGCAGTTTTGCTGGTGGTATTGGGCAGAGCCATgagaaatatttacaacataccATACATCAGTTACATGATTTACCAGTTAAAACCCAAAAACATAACAGGATTGTCccaattcattttatttcacaatacattttgtatgaagtGGACTTGTCTGTCATATCATTAGCAAAACATTTGATTCACACACTTTGATATTAAAAGCATAATAAGAAATCAATCAGTTATATACAATTGACTCCCTTTTAATTTATCAGAAATTCTATATAATGTAGGTCTGTAGTAGGAATacatattttttctgaaaaaaatccaaataataattttcaatGAGTACGTCGTGATAATGCTGCAGTAATTCAACCTGTCGATTCAGTCCCCTACACTGTATTGTCTCCACTCACTGATACACCTGTTGGTTAAGTCCCCTATACTGTATTGTCTCCACTCACTGACACACCTGTTGGTTCAGTCCCCTACACTGTATTGTCTCCACTCACTGACACAACTGTTGGTTAAGTCCCCTACACTGTATTGTCTCCACTCACTGACACACCTGTTGTTTAAGTCCCCTACACTGTATTGTCCACACTCACTGACACACCTGTTGGTTCAGCCTCATACTCTGTACCATCTTCACTCACTGACACACCTGTTGGTTCTGACATATTCTCCACAGGGGAGGGTTTATGTAGTTGATTGAAGATCTCAAACATTATCACACTTCCAGCCACTGCTGCATTTACACTTTCTACTCCATTAGTCATTGGTATCATGATACACTGGCCATACATATCGTAGGCTAATTTATGGGCTTGCAGACTGACACCATAACTCTCCCCACCAATCACTAGCACAGTGTGGTCATTCTTGCAGTAGTTCATATCAGAGAAACTACTCACAGGTAAAGGtgcatgtttatattgtttcaCTTGTTCTAGGTCATTAAAACTTGTGtttgaaatcaaatttgttTCTAGGTCATCTTCATAGTCATTTTGATCATTTCCAAGTGTATCAATAACATTGTCATCGTCCTCGGGGTCTGTATATTTTCCCACTCTTTTATCCGTAGGTCGTCGCTTGTCTGCCAGATAAATGCGTGATCCTACAGGTATGTAGTTTTCCACATTGTTCCAGGTGATGTTTCGATAAAATGGCACTCGGAAATGACAGCCTGTCCCTGACCTCAACACCTTGGGTTCCCATAAATCAACACATTCTGCCaacaaaaattttaattgtGGTTATTAACCCTGCAATATATAGAAGTCCTCAATTCACCCACATATCAAATCTGATTATCATAGTTGGGCAATGCATTGTACCTGAGAAACAGCTAAATACAAAGCATAAGGAATCATATCCATATAGAAAGTGTAGATCCCTGTTACCGATTTTACTTTATCTGCATAGTACCAGCTAAGATGTTATCATATATACCGTTATATAAGGCTTTATGAATGTTGGACTTGAAATTGGGTCAAAATGAAAGTCTGGTGAAAAAATTGATGTCAGAGTAGATTTTGGCCCAAAACAAGTCAGAAAAGTTAAATTAGAATTgtttacacatatttatttcttacatgaatacatgtacaaaatgtgcATTTACAAATATTACACCGGAAAAAACCCCAATGCAAACTAAAGCAGCATCTAAAACCATTCATATGATTTAGACAGACAAAATTAAGGAGATTGAAAGATGGGATATTAGCAAGATATATATAGACCCAAATGAAGTGACAGACATACGTACCAGATAGACAGACAAACAACCAACAAAGAGAACATGGGCCAGATAGACAGACAAACAACCAACAAAAAGAACATGGGCAAGATAGACGGACAAACGACCAACAAAAATAATACGGGCCAGATAGACAGACAAACGACCAACAAAAAGAACATGGGCCAGATAGACAGacaaacaaaccaacaaaaaGAACATGGGCCAGATAGACAGacaaacaaaccaacaaaaaGAACATGGGCCAGATAGACAGACAAACGACCAACAAAGAGAACATGGGCCAGATAGACAAACAACCAACAAAAAGAACATGGGCCAGATAGACAGACAAACAACCAACAAAAATAATACGGGCCAGACAGAAAGACAAACAAACCAATAAAAAGAACATGGGCCAGATAGACAGACAAACAACTAACAAAAAGAACATGGGCCAGATAGAAAGACAATCTAACCAACAAAAAGAACATGGGCCAGACAGAAAGACAAACAAACCAATAAAAAGAACATGTGCCAGAcaaatgaaccaacaaaaagATATCATTGTGTTAGATAGACAGAAAATTGGACCAACAGACAGAACCTGTGCTGGATATAGACTAATGTTCAGTAAGGGACTAAGAGCCAGTCATATGCCAGATACACAGATTAAAGAGCTGACAAACAGgtcaaacatataaatatatatatatatccctggACATTTCATGGTGGGGTATATCAGGTAAAAATTCACAGGATGAGGCATCAAATACTTTATTGTACAAATTTTCTTTTAGGATATAAAGAGTGAAGCTATGGTACAGAAGAAGGATGCATGCAAATTGAAGAATTGTTTGTActattatatttaaatcaatacAGTCCAACTCGGTTATGACGAATTTCTAGGGATCACTCAAATACTTTCGTCCTATACAGGGTTTCTTATTATGTGGAGTCGCATGCATgaacaacacatgtacactttaTACACAAGTTACACATTACATTTTTTATGctcaaaaataatcaaatcacatgttaatttgattatttgattaatatcataaataaaacatttagaCCTTTGAAAACACAATTGGCAACATCATTTTGGCTTTCTATGAGtgattttgattttgtcaaGGAATTCATGGGCCTAGTGATCAGTCTCAGTAGTATTTTCTGATGTGACAATACTACTGTCAATATCAAGATATTGCTCAGCCATGATAGTATTGTCCTTATGCAGGAGAAGTCGTAGCCGGGCAAAGGAAGGTTGTCAACCGGGTTGCTGTCCATCTTCAGTTGATTGACAGTAAGCCCGCCTTCCCGAAGCATTTGTTGATAGAATATGCCGACACCATTCTTTGTTGCTTCGGTACATGACAAAGGTAATGAAAACATACCTGACTTTGGGTTTAAAACAAGACAAACAGTGTCCAAGGCACTCTGACATGTTTTTGTAATACCCAAGTTTTCGTCATAACCCATTCGTATTAAGTGGATAAACAATATAAGAATAATGAACACAGTTTGCAGTGGATTGAATTTTCTTTAGTATTAAGTTAGATTTTGTATTATCAAGAGTTTTAGTGGGTTGGACTGTAATTGTAGCAGTTTTGTATCATCACAATGTTTACCTTGCATAGCAATGATTCTCTCACAGCCTACAGCTGCTGCTGATCGAATGAGTGTACCCATGTTTCCAGGATCCCGTATCTGGTCCAGGATAATGGTAAGTGGAATGGTAGTCCGAGGTTGTACAAACACCTGTCCATCTTCAGGCATGTGAAACAATGCTGGAACAGACATAGTGAGTTGTAATCTGCAGTATATGCATGAATATtgaattatgtaatatatactgaaacgaaaaagaaacgcaacttcaaattgtaggtttaataaaataatacttgtgagcattatgtttaaatttcatatgtaatagttaatattgaatattgatgtaacatcctttaaatgtttagagatttttaagaacaggtcactttgctagaaggtcatgattggtaataccctacgtgaatccaagttgaaatggcagcagttttgaaaccgtgccctaatatcgtgtgtgtcctcctcgaacagttatcacatctctaattctttgttgcattgagttcatcagggcattgactttccgtattggaatgttattccattcttggacgagtgcatttgctaactgagggagggtatttggggggttacagcgatttcgaattcttctgtctaattcatcccacaaatgctcgattggggacaggtcagggctatatggaggccaatctataggaacaatgttctgtgtcgcaagaaagtctctacagactcttgcaacgtgtggtctcgcgttatcttgctgaaaggttagatgatgctgcctaacaaacggcacaacatggggcctaaggatctcatcccgatagcgtacggccgttaaattcccattgactatcaccaaaggcgtcttcaaaccatgggagattctcgcccaaaccataactgatccacccccaaatcggtcgtgttccaaaacacaggcgtcagcaaaacgttcgcctcgacgccggtacacacgttgacggccatctgctcgaaataacgtgaatcgagattcatcggtgaagagcatagacctccaacgtctcataggaaaacgtctgggcatatgtgccgttgcccattgcatacgacgtgctcgacgttgcggtgttagtggtaaaccaacgtactgtcgccttgcacgcaaattagcctcacgcagtctgttgatcactgtttggggatgaattcgacggttatgattaccaatcgtattcattgccgtttcagcggccgttaatctcctgttacgcaggtgtgccaacctaagaacccggtcttgacgtcgcgacgttacgcgtggacgtcctgatctcggctggtcatcgactcttcctgttgcgttaagacgtgaaactaatcgactaatagtcgatttgtgaactctgaattgtcgagcgacgtgaagttgcgtgttccctgccagaagcatcgctatagcacgtcctctatcaacctttgacagagacctatatactagggattcgtAACAAGCTCATTGGCTTACCAAACGTCACCGCCGAGCGGAAGTTCGGGTGATttatcccagagtgcattgctgctcctactgtttagacgccatattgaaagtacgcctgaaacacggtcagctttatcacagctcatagaagactcttgtccgataacaaatcacgggaatcaaacgtaagtgcattttttttatgtaaactaGTGTTTCAAACGTATTCCGTCGTACTTTATGTTCGGAAGACTGCACATGTGACCGTTCAACTTCTTTTCACGGCGATTACCGCGCTGGTTAGCTTATGTCGGGCCGGTCCACCTAATGAGTGACCTGTggggaatgagtgtcctgtgagagttttttcacgccccgcaattcgttaagtaatattttcaaataattttttctgtatcatacagatgaacgtcgaacccattaccatgccaaatttcactttgattggacgtgtgcatattatgcattttttacgacaaagttacggtgcagcgcacatgcgagtgtcctgtgaggttttttcacgccccgcaattctttaagtgacattttcgaatatttttttctgtatcatacagatgaacatctaaccgattaatttGCCAAATTTTCTTGATTGAACGagtgcatattatgctaatgtaccggcaaagttacgatgcattacacatgtgagcgtcctgcgaggaatgagtgtcctgtgagagttttttcacgccccgcgattcattaatagacattttaaaattattttttctctagcatacagatgaacatagaACATATTAGCACGCAAAATTTGACTATGATTGGACAAGGgcatataatgcaaatatatgcaAATCTATCGGCGAAGTTACGGTGCACTACACacgcgagtgtcctgtgaggaatgagtgtcctgtgagtgattttacacgccccgcaattcgttaagtgatattttaaaaaaaattctgtttcatacagatgaacatctaacccaTAACCATGCCAAATTTGACTTcgattggacgtgtgcatatgatgcattttttacgacaaagttacggtgcTGATCGATTTGTTCGCACGCCCCATTTACCGATGGTTATACGGTtcattcccactcagccaacatgttgtttttgctatataaacattacctgagtttacctgtggaaaatgtaggtatagtctgtttcagtatacgtatacatgggactcaaaggtgactaacaataaaagtgatgaaaatgtttaagaatacctttaaaaatatacattcatgtgtacgtattaataacagaatacatatactgataatttattacttatattaataatgatagtacacaacacttcaaaaatgaaataacggaaaaatctttcataattaaaaatgcaccatatacaggtaacaatgatatacagtgtactttcaatcattttttccCTTGTTCTTTTTCCCCTTTCAATTAGATATGATTACTATCTTATAATAAGCAACTAATTCTTACAAATGGAAttattgtttcaacaaaaataaaggtgcattttgttaaaatcacatAAAGAGTTAACGGCATAAACTTAATGATATGTAGTCAAAACTGTTTACaagagtatgtgtatgtaaccaacacaaaaacaaccaaTTGTTATTCCctcaaaattacaataaacagtaTACACCTTGGTCCAATCATTTTACCAGATCCAttagttatttttctctgaacACTTACTGTTTCCTGAacattaacattcaatttcataaagggACCTAAGTGTTTATGATATACTTTGAGAAATGGAACTTGTgtattctaaacattatatacaagcgtaatttaacattcaatttcataaagcaACTTGAACTTGCAAGGGTTATGATTACCATATACTCGTGTTAAAGGAAGTGACAATTATATAGACTAGtatttctttgtaataataagATTGAACTATTTATTACGTGAATAATTTCGTATGTGAAGACTGCATATATGAGAACCGC
This genomic interval carries:
- the LOC117333154 gene encoding rRNA methyltransferase 3, mitochondrial-like, with translation MAAFTRTCGLELKLLSRTKISYVSIINKQYREYARGYRRTPVRVLTADEEKQKFIDNKVAFRDRIQDVDRRDPVLNNLTQSNDLDQLKSLPRIHKAAVDNAMSYDLKGNSRPGRYTKNADWKHNPMRNIKDNVKSGGDTKKTQKKQITQSQQPYGKGSLNERRPVEEIIRNFSGVKYTVLGSKDKKVGVLMRAARSKKHREIDRTILLEGSRLIKDALQAGGTPKSIYFKEFDALQRLPKEYIQEVPIYKCDEKHMNNWSDIASVPDVMALFHMPEDGQVFVQPRTTIPLTIILDQIRDPGNMGTLIRSAAAVGCERIIAMQECVDLWEPKVLRSGTGCHFRVPFYRNITWNNVENYIPVGSRIYLADKRRPTDKRVGKYTDPEDDDNVIDTLGNDQNDYEDDLETNLISNTSFNDLEQVKQYKHAPLPVSSFSDMNYCKNDHTVLVIGGESYGVSLQAHKLAYDMYGQCIMIPMTNGVESVNAAVAGSVIMFEIFNQLHKPSPVENMSEPTGVSVSEDGTEYEAEPTGVSVSVDNTV